A window from Chryseobacterium vaccae encodes these proteins:
- a CDS encoding pyridoxal phosphate-dependent decarboxylase family protein yields MNHNQMPAGDVLSATSPHFLGNFKNIFHSDNYDHYRTAVGDTLDLVGKFLHRNEKPFSGIEAKEMKTMVQQIDLNQKLFSYQELLQEVDHIYVKHATAFHLPQYVAHLNCPVVIPALAGEILVSAINSSQDTYDQSAGGTFMERKLIDWTAEQLGYHPENSDGVFTAGGSQSNLMGLVMMRDCFSQKRYHHNIKLDGLPREASKFRIFVSDKSHFSNLKNASIMGLGEKAIVKVPTDERFRMDIALLKKYIKREEQLGNIPIGIVATAGTTDFGNVDPMEDIANIAEQYNIWMHVDAAYGCALLLSEKYRHLLNGIERANSVTIDYHKSFFQPISSSAFIVKDKKELLILKHHADYLNPKEMDEEEIPAQINKSITQSTRRFDALKLWFTLRMMGKEQLSEYTDTVIDLTKDVAEMLTEDPDFDLLSDTDLSVLVFRYIRPEITDLNALNQYIKMKLFYSGEVLVASTRVNGNFYLKFTFLNPITTTEDVHEILNKIKMHGKDFDTAAHSI; encoded by the coding sequence ATGAACCACAACCAAATGCCTGCGGGCGATGTCCTCAGTGCTACCTCTCCTCACTTTTTGGGGAATTTTAAAAATATTTTTCATTCTGATAATTATGATCACTACCGTACCGCTGTTGGCGATACTTTAGATCTTGTAGGAAAATTTTTACACAGAAATGAAAAGCCTTTCAGCGGTATTGAAGCCAAAGAAATGAAAACCATGGTACAGCAGATAGACCTTAATCAGAAACTGTTTTCTTATCAGGAACTTCTTCAGGAAGTAGACCATATTTATGTAAAACATGCTACCGCATTTCACCTGCCGCAGTATGTAGCCCATCTTAACTGTCCGGTTGTTATCCCCGCATTAGCCGGAGAAATTCTTGTCAGCGCAATTAATTCTTCACAGGATACTTATGACCAGAGTGCCGGAGGGACCTTTATGGAAAGAAAACTAATTGACTGGACCGCAGAACAGCTAGGCTATCATCCTGAAAACAGTGACGGAGTCTTCACAGCCGGAGGCTCACAGAGTAACTTAATGGGCCTGGTAATGATGCGTGACTGTTTTTCACAGAAAAGATATCATCATAATATCAAACTGGACGGGCTTCCACGTGAAGCATCGAAGTTCAGAATATTCGTTTCAGATAAATCCCATTTCAGCAATCTGAAAAATGCTTCCATCATGGGACTGGGCGAAAAAGCGATCGTAAAAGTTCCTACTGATGAAAGATTCAGAATGGATATTGCTCTTTTGAAAAAATACATCAAAAGGGAAGAACAATTGGGAAATATCCCGATAGGAATTGTCGCTACGGCAGGAACAACCGATTTCGGAAATGTAGATCCTATGGAAGATATTGCCAATATCGCAGAACAGTATAATATATGGATGCACGTAGATGCAGCTTACGGATGCGCGCTCTTATTAAGCGAGAAATACCGCCATCTTCTGAATGGAATTGAAAGAGCAAACTCAGTGACCATTGATTATCACAAATCATTCTTCCAGCCTATAAGCAGCAGTGCTTTTATCGTTAAAGACAAAAAAGAATTGCTTATTCTTAAACACCATGCAGACTATCTGAATCCCAAAGAAATGGATGAAGAAGAGATTCCTGCACAGATCAATAAATCCATTACGCAAAGTACCCGGAGATTTGATGCTCTGAAACTCTGGTTTACCTTAAGAATGATGGGTAAAGAACAGCTTTCCGAATATACTGACACGGTAATAGATCTTACCAAAGATGTTGCGGAAATGCTTACTGAAGATCCGGATTTCGACCTGCTTTCAGATACAGACCTGAGTGTTCTTGTGTTTCGGTATATAAGGCCTGAAATCACAGATCTGAACGCCCTGAATCAGTATATAAAAATGAAACTGTTCTACAGCGGAGAAGTTCTGGTAGCAAGCACAAGGGTAAATGGGAATTTCTATCTGAAATTTACCTTCCTGAATCCGATCACCACCACTGAAGACGTACATGAAATTCTCAACAAAATCAAAATGCATGGAAAAGACTTTGATACAGCAGCCCACTCAATATAA
- a CDS encoding TauD/TfdA family dioxygenase has protein sequence MNSIEILDKDSITAVKLLPAAIEITSQERRMIKDAAVHLHRKYGSYENRDFIRHVHQLASYFLPERILNIAADFASDFSKDQYGALIFKGLMDIDQEEIGITPSNWQSADSSKFNLYGFACALVHGALPSKPVQYYSQRKGGGLIHAIIPDEKMRETQTGSGSATDLYVHTEDAFLKHQADFLSFMYIRNEEQVPSTLYSIRSHESIGENFKPLFERIYKIPKDANLETDTNEEETLDSVLYGNFRLPFMRFDAAEQLFNPDIQQSEEAHHCLSEFWEEARHLIYSNFTPQAGDVILVNNHLCAHGRSAFRAGVRNIDGVEHQCQRRIMLRMMSKVSLIDMRAHTLTDDPFFVIEEHLGKNFQQLQNV, from the coding sequence ATGAATTCTATAGAAATTTTAGATAAAGACAGTATTACTGCCGTAAAACTGCTTCCTGCAGCTATTGAGATCACTTCTCAGGAGCGAAGAATGATAAAAGATGCAGCGGTGCATCTTCATAGAAAATATGGCAGCTATGAAAACAGAGATTTTATAAGACATGTCCACCAGCTTGCGTCCTATTTTCTGCCCGAAAGAATTCTGAATATAGCAGCTGATTTTGCAAGCGATTTTTCAAAAGACCAATACGGAGCATTGATATTTAAAGGCCTTATGGACATCGATCAGGAGGAAATTGGTATTACTCCATCCAACTGGCAGTCTGCCGACTCCTCTAAATTTAATCTTTATGGATTTGCCTGCGCATTGGTTCACGGTGCTCTTCCGTCAAAACCTGTACAATATTATTCACAGCGTAAAGGCGGAGGATTGATCCATGCCATTATTCCTGATGAAAAAATGCGTGAAACTCAGACAGGATCAGGATCTGCAACAGATCTCTATGTTCATACCGAAGATGCTTTCTTAAAACATCAGGCAGATTTCCTCAGCTTCATGTATATCCGGAATGAAGAGCAGGTACCGTCTACCCTATACTCCATTCGTTCTCATGAATCTATCGGGGAAAACTTCAAACCTCTTTTTGAACGGATCTATAAAATTCCCAAGGATGCTAATCTGGAGACGGATACGAATGAGGAAGAGACTTTAGATTCTGTTCTCTATGGTAACTTTCGTCTTCCTTTTATGAGGTTTGATGCGGCAGAACAATTGTTCAATCCGGACATTCAGCAGTCGGAAGAAGCGCATCATTGTTTAAGTGAATTCTGGGAAGAGGCACGGCATCTGATCTATTCGAATTTTACGCCACAGGCTGGCGATGTTATTCTGGTCAACAATCATTTATGTGCTCATGGAAGGTCAGCTTTTCGTGCCGGAGTAAGGAATATTGATGGTGTAGAACATCAGTGCCAAAGAAGAATCATGCTTAGAATGATGAGTAAAGTAAGCCTGATTGATATGAGAGCCCATACTCTTACAGACGATCCATTTTTTGTAATCGAAGAACATTTGGGTAAAAACTTTCAGCAACTTCAAAATGTTTAG